One part of the Glycine soja cultivar W05 chromosome 11, ASM419377v2, whole genome shotgun sequence genome encodes these proteins:
- the LOC114377263 gene encoding protein TIC 20-IV, chloroplastic-like translates to MAPQLALTHSSLLYVSPSSASLGFRRNKVLIPQRCTITNEKKNHAITAFAANSLGKSSIQLTPVSTSLFTDKEANLSLRLPISQRFNSKICGQAFKYHASGFRIPANAEKPEWWWRTLSCIPYLIALQMSSTGYYLDPFIQKFPFFQNLIFYIPGGVNRLPIWFPMLYCYVAIVWVVKNKDLPLIFRFHVMMGMLLELALQIVYTSSNFMPLIHFPGGTLGMYYWTGVALAYIFTMIMCIRSALLGRFVRIPLVSESAFIHSLFSLGGFQRPF, encoded by the exons ATGGCACCTCAATTGGCACTAACCCACTCTTCTCTTCTCTATGTTTCTCCCTCTTCTGCTTCTCTCGGTTTCAGAAG gaataaaGTTTTGATTCCACAAAGATGCACTATAACCaacgagaaaaaaaatcatgccaTCACAGCGTTTGCAGCCAACTCTCTCG GAAAATCATCTATCCAACTCACTCCTGTTTCAACTTCACTATTTACCGATAAAGAAGCTAACCTCTCACTCAGACTTCCTATTTCTCAAAGATTCAATTCTAAGATCTGTGGACAAGCATTTAAATATCATGCGTCTGGTTTCCGAATCCCTGCAAATGCTGAGAAGCCAGAATGGTGGTGGAGGACTTTATCCTGTATTCCCTATCTAATAGCATTGCAGATGTCATCAACTGGATATTATCTAGATCCTTTCATTCAaaaatttcctttctttcagaatttgattttttatatccCAGGAGGTGTCAACCGATTACCAATCTGGTTCCCTATGTTATATTGCTATGTGGCTATTGTATGGGTGGTAAAAAACAAGGACTTGCCCCTTATCTTCAGATTCCATGTAATGATGGGAATGCTGTTGGAACTTGCTCTGCAGATAGTGTATACTTCAAGCAATTTCATGCCACTCATACACTTCCCAGGGGGAACATTGGGGATGTATTACTGGACTGGTGTGGCATTGGCATATATTTTTACAATGATAATGTGCATAAGGTCGGCCCTTCTCGGTAGATTTGTGAGAATCCCTCTTGTTAGTGAATCAGCCTTCATTCATTCTCTATTCAGTTTAGGAGGATTCCAACGGCCATTTTAG
- the LOC114377258 gene encoding probable leucine-rich repeat receptor-like serine/threonine-protein kinase At3g14840: MPISMKTIISSQFVLLSLLPICFTWLAFGANKLPQNEVDALKEIAKTLGKENWDFSVNPCYSWNLSKDNMVSCNCDISNDSFCHVMKIALKSQNLRGNLPPQLIELPYLQEIELSRNYLSGTIPRQWGSSNLQKISLLGNRITGPIPKELGKLTNLTRLILEFNQLSGKLPSELGNLVLIKQLHLSSNNFTGPLPATLARLTTMDEFRINDNQFSGNIPDFIGSWKSLDQLHMQGSGLSGPIPSGISLLNLTDLRISDLNGPDSTFPRLENMTYLKYLILRSCNINDTFPQYLVRLSRLQILDLSYNKLNGPVPKNLQEVALASYIYLTGNFLTGLVPEWTSANNKNLDLSYNNFSVEDRESKICYQKTANLFGSFSRTNLGPVSCENSTRTCTKNVQSLYINCGGKQVVVGGITYDEDMDSAGPAVYKQSRNNWAFSNTGQFMDNNTLAIQGKLPAYTTENETRLYMTDAELYKNARISPMSLTYYGFCLENGDYTVKLHFAEIMFTADSTYSCLGRRLFDVYIQGRRVLKDFNIANEAQGVGKELIKEFPAHVSTNDLEIRFYWAGKGTTNIPYKSVYGPLISAISVKYAQYDSTGDMSAGVIVAIVAALVIVVILIVLGILWWMGFIGDCCWNASVEGLLSTSNFLPHFGRKKHLLMKELRDLDLQTGVFTLHQIKVATNNFDISNKIGEGGFGPVYKGILSNSKPIAVKQLSPKSEQGTREFINEIGMISALQHPNLVKLYGCCVEGDQLLLVYEYMENNSLAHALFDSGDRHLKLSWPTRKKICVGIARGLAFMHEESRLKVVHRDLKTSNVLLDEDLNPKISDFGLARLREGDNTHISTRIAGTWGYMAPEYAMHGYLTEKADVYSFGVITIEIVSGKRNTIHQSKEEAFYLLDWARLLKDRGSIMELVDPRLGIDFNEEEVMLMVKVALLCTNVTSTLRPSMSTVLNMLEGRTVVPEFVALSSEVLDEMKLGIMREFYSQMEENNTSEARSLSLTMDVPWTCSSSSAVDLNPAHLDASCWEKKKLRESV; the protein is encoded by the exons ATGCCAATCAGCATGAAGACcatcatttcctctcaatttgtcCTCCTTTCACTCCTTCCAATTTGCTTCACATGGCTTGCTTTTGGAGCCAACAAACTGCCACAAAATGAGG TGGATGCGCTGAAGGAGATAGCTAAAACACTTGGTAAGGAGAATTGGGACTTCAGTGTAAATCCATGCTACAGCTGGAATCTTTCCAAAGACAATATGGTTTCTTGCAATTGCGATATTTCTAATGACAGTTTCTGCCATGTCATGAAAAT AGCTCTGAAATCACAAAATCTTCGAGGCAATCTTCCCCCACAACTGATCGAATTACCTTATCTCCAAGAGAT TGAACTCAGCCGTAACTACCTTAGTGGTACAATTCCTAGACAATGGGGCTCCTCCAACCTTCAAAAAAT TTCTCTTCTTGGAAACCGAATAACTGGCCCAATCCCAAAAGAGCTGGGAAAACTCACCAATCTTACACGCTT GATCCTTGAGTTCAATCAACTCTCTGGAAAGCTTCCTTCAGAACTTGGGAATCTTGTCCTCATTAAACAACT ACATCTAAGCTCCAATAACTTCACTGGTCCATTGCCAGCAACTCTTGCGAGGCTTACTACAATGGATGAATT TCGAATTAATGACAACCAGTTTTCTGGCAACATACCTGATtttattggaagttggaaaaGTCTTGATCAACT ACATATGCAAGGGAGTGGTTTAAGTGGACCAATTCCTTCGGGAATTTCACTTCTAAACTTAACTGATTT GAGGATTAGTGACTTAAATGGACCTGATTCAACTTTTCCACGACTAGAAAATATGACATATCTGAAATATTT GATATTAAGGAGTTGCAATATCAATGACACATTTCCTCAGTATCTTGTAAGGCTATCACGTTTGCAAATTTT AGACCTCAGCTATAACAAATTAAATGGACCAGTCCCGAAAAACCTTCAAGAAGTAGCATTAGCAAGCTACAT ATATTTAACTGGAAACTTCCTCACTGGACTGGTACCTGAGTGGACAAGTgccaataataaaaattt AGATCTTTCATATAACAACTTCAGTGTTGAAGACCGAGAGTCAAAGATATGTTACCAGAAAACTGC GAACTTGTTTGGAAGCTTTTCAAGGACTAACTT AGGACCAGTTTCTTGTGAGAACAGCACTAGAACCTGTACTAAGA ATGTTCAATCTCTATATATAAATTGTGGTGGAAAGCAGGTTGTTGTTGGAGGTATAACATATGATGAAGATATGGATTCAGCTGGACCAGCAGTGTATAAACAGAGTAGAAACAACTGGGCATTTAGCAACACAGGTCAATTCATGGACAATAATACTTTAGCTATACAAGGAAAGCTTCCCGCCTATACCACAGAAAATGAAACCAGGCTTTATATGACGGATGCCGAATTATATAAGAATGCGCGTATTTCCCCCATGTCTTTGACTTATTATGGATTTTGCTTGGAAAATGGAGACTACACAGTAAAGCTTCACTTTGCTGAGATAATGTTTACAGCTGATAGCACATATAGCTGCTTAGGGAGGCGTCTATTTGATGTATATATTCAG GGAAGGCGAGTACTGAAGGATTTCAACATTGCTAATGAAGCACAAGGAGTTGGAAAGGAACTCATAAAAGAATTTCCTGCTCATGTGAGTACTAATGACTTAGAGATCCGCTTCTATTGGGCAGGCAAAGGGACAACAAATATCCCGTATAAATCAGTATATGGTCCTCTTATATCCGCTATTTCTGTCAAGTATGCTCAGTATG ACTCTACAGGTGACATGTCTGCAGGAGTTATTGTTGCAATTGTAGCTGCATTAGTGATTGTTGtcatcttgattgttcttggcATACTTTGGTGGATGGGTTTCATTGGTGATTGTTGTTGGAATGCTTCGGTGGAAGGGTTATTGTCAACGTCAAACTTCCTGCCTCATTTTGGTCGAAAGAAACATTTATTAATGAAAG AGCTCAGAGATCTAGATCTACAAACTGGTGTATTTACCTTACATCAAATCAAAGTTGCAACAAATAACTTTGATATTTCCAATAAGATTGGAGAAGGAGGCTTTGGTCCTGTTTATAAG GGCATTCTGTCAAACAGCAAACCAATAGCAGTCAAACAACTATCACCTAAATCAGAGCAAGGAACCCGTGAGTTTATAAATGAGATAGGCATGATCTCTGCTTTGCAACACCCTAATCTTGTTAAACTTTATGGCTGTTGTGTTGAGGGAGATCAATTGTTGCTAGTATACGAATATATGGAAAACAATAGCCTTGCACATGCGTTATTTG ACTCAGGAGATAGACATTTGAAATTGAGTTGGCCAACAAGGAAGAAGATTTGTGTTGGTATTGCTAGAGGTTTAGCTTTCATGCATGAAGAATCAAGACTAAAAGTTGTTCACAGGGATTTAAAGACCTCTAATGTGTTGCTTGATGAAGACCTAAACCCAAAGATATCTGATTTTGGTTTGGCCAGGCTTCGTGAGGGAGACAATACTCACATAAGCACCAGAATTGCAGGGACTTG GGGATATATGGCTCCTGAGTATGCAATGCATGGTTATCTGACCGAAAAGGCAGATGTTTATAGTTTTGGGGTTATTACCATAGAAATTGTAAGTGGAAAAAGAAACACTATTCACCAATCAAAGGAGGAAGCATTTTATCTTCTTGATTGG GCACGTTTGTTGAAAGACAGAGGTAGCATAATGGAGCTAGTTGATCCAAGGTTGGGTATAGATTTCAATGAAGAGGAGGTAATGTTGATGGTCAAAGTGGCTCTCCTATGCACCAATGTCACTTCAACCCTTAGGCCCTCCATGTCTACTGTGCTAAACATGCTTGAGGGCAGAACGGTAGTTCCAGAATTTGTTGCACTGTCAAGTGAGGTATTGGATGAGATGAAGTTGGGGATAATGAGAGAGTTTTACAGtcaaatggaagaaaataaCACAAGTGAGGCACGAAGTTTGAGCTTGACAATGGATGTTCCATGGACTtgttcatcttcatcagctgtAGATCTCAATCCGGCTCACCTTGATGCTTCCTGTtgggagaaaaagaaattaagagagTCTGTATGA